Proteins found in one Anopheles aquasalis chromosome 3, idAnoAquaMG_Q_19, whole genome shotgun sequence genomic segment:
- the LOC126574707 gene encoding H/ACA ribonucleoprotein complex non-core subunit NAF1 has translation MEDITKVADNTNGDQQQPPLADIVTTEGSNGEAQNTEKPNSETEISAPEVNKEAEAVKESKDDTTALAEAKETSTEGEHSVKQDPAAETEATAGSAGTEQQEVKPAEVAPSSKETSSAETNNTEGKESTKVEIIEAKGGDIKMTETPEESHTMEVEDEQPTAATVDPVSAPIPIEKQIVEQQQLEKLAVQNITGNSSLSLLCQYAGSSDDSESDSDSMDEGQKKLPSSSSSDDDDDVQETKEHVLAESYRYREDPILVSDAETMDTNAVSSDDEEEESTAKAGPLRTKGEILLHELPPIEELTITVPEEECKPIGRIDSIVAQIVLVQSEPGVELLNLETVLFLERGKRTLGKIFDVIGQVNRPIYCVLFNSNQEVLAKNITVGMEVFCAPRTEHTSFIILSELMRMKGSDASWMNDNEPPPNMVEYSDDESERYAKKGHKKGAKAKDPSGQHVQPQQNPQQYQQQYQRSYQQPRGQFRRPTGNYRRNNYPRRPSGYSWHHNLNQSDHHRQPQQTQGSAQQSNNPTMLPNPFASVRQPPPSGPQ, from the exons ATGGAGGATATTACAAAAGTGGCTGATAATACGAAtggcgaccagcagcagcccccttTAGCAGACATCGTGACCACCGAAGGCAGCAACGGGGAAGCACAGAATACCGAAAAGCCGAACTCAGAGACGGAAATCTCTGCCCCCGAAGTGAATAAGGAAGCGGAAGCTGTGAAGGAAAGCAAGGACGATACCACCGCTCTTGCAGAGGCAAAAGAAACTAGCACTGAGGGTGAGCATAGTGTGAAGCAAGATCCTGCTGCAGAAACGGAAGCTACCGCTGGTTCTGCTGGCACTGAACAGCAAGAAGTTAAGCCCGCAGAAGTGGCACCAAGCAGTAAGGAGACCTCTTCAGCAGAGACAAACAATACGGAAGGGAAAGAATCTACAAAAGTCGAGATCATCGAGGCAAAAGGAGGGGATATCAAGATGACTGAAACACCCGAGGAAAGCCACACGATGGAAGTCGAGGACGAACAACCTACAGCGGCAACGGTGGATCCTGTTAGTGCACCGATTCCAATAGAAAAACAGATTgtcgaacagcaacagcttgaGAAATTGGCTGTACAGAATATCACAGGAAACAGTTCCCTGTCGCTGCTTTGTCAGTACGCGGGAAGCTCCGATGATTCGGAATCCGATTCCGATAGCATGGATGAAGGCCAAAAGAAGCttccctcttcttcgtcgtcggatgatgacgatgatgtgcAGGAAACGAAGGAGCACGTCCTGGCAGAGAGCTATCGTTACCGCGAAGATCCGATACTGGTCAGTGATGCGGAAACCATGGACACCAA TGCCGTGTCGtccgatgatgaagaagaagagagcacCGCCAAGGCTGGTCCGCTTCGTACGAAAGGAGAAATCCTGTTGCACGAATTGCCACCGATCGAGGAGCTAACGATCACGGTTCCGGAGGAAGAATGTAAACCAATTGGCCGTATCGATTCGATTGTCGCCCAGATCGTGCTGGTGCAGTCGGAACCGGGTGTGGAGCTACTTAATCTGGAGACCGTTCTGTTTCTGGAACGCGGAAAGCGAACTTTGGGCAAAATTTTTGACGTCATCGGACAGGTGAACCGACCGATCTACTGCGTCCTGTTCAACTCGAACCAGGAGGTGCTGGCCAAAAACATCACCGTTGGAATGGAGGTGTTCTGTGCACCGCGCACCGAGCACACTTCGTTCATCATTCTGTCGGAGTTGATGCGAATGAAGGGTTCGGATGCAAGCTGGATGAATGATAATGAGCCACCGCCAAATATGGTCGAGTATTCGGATGATGAATCCGAACGGTATGCCAAAAAGGGCCACAAAAAGGGTGCCAAAGCGAAGGACCCCTCGGGACAGCATGTCCAGCCGCAACAAAACCCACAGCAGTACCAACAGCAGTATCAACGATCGTACCAACAACCGAGGGGCCAGTTTAGGCGTCCCACAGGAAACTACCGGAGAAACAATTACCCGCGGCGCCCATCGGGATACAGTTGGCATCATAACTTGAACCAATCTGACCACCATCGACAACCGCAGCAAACGCAAGGTTCAGCCCAACAGTCCAACAATCCCACCATGCTACCGAATCCCTTCGCTTCAGTACGACAACCGCCCCCTTCTGGACCCCAAtaa
- the LOC126573995 gene encoding death-associated protein 1: MADDDKELVAGRLPAVKAGGMRIVQHKTPSNDRPAKDPVEVIGLSNPAPNVNTGEVAQAAPSAKSADHSVEASQVAHAQKPPAAVHQKPVNHIQQPRK, translated from the exons ATGGCTGATGATGACAAAGAGCTGGTCGCTGGACGACTTCCAGCAG TGAAAGCTGGTGGCATGCGTATTGTGCAGCACAAAACGCCCAGCAACGACAGGCCTGCCAAGGATCCGGTCGAGGTGATCGGGCTTTCG AATCCGGCCCCGAACGTCAACACGGGAGAGGTGGCCCAGGCGGCACCGAGCGCAAAGAGTGCCGACCATTCCGTCGAGGCGTCACAGGTGGCCCATGCCCAGAAACCTCCGGCAGCGGTACACCAAAAGCCCGTCAACCACATCCAGCAGCCCCGGAAGTAG
- the LOC126577448 gene encoding probable enoyl-CoA hydratase, mitochondrial: MANIARLFASRVAQLAQQQQQQQTKLLRLYSSAAPKAYEFIKAELTGEKKNVALITLNRPKALNALCNGLVAEISDALDRYEADDSIGAIVITGSEKAFAAGADIKEMQPNTYAKCINTDFLANWTRVAKAQKPIIAAVNGYALGGGCELAMMCDIIYAGDKARFGQPEIALGTIPGAGGTQRTTRSMGKSKAMEMCLTGNMITAEEAERAGLVSKVIPADKLVAEAVKLGEKISTFSPLIVRLCKEAVNTAYETSLNEGLKFERRHFHATFSTKDRLEGMTAFVEKRAPKFSNE; this comes from the exons ATGGCCAACATTGCACGCCTTTTCGCTTCCCGTGTCGCCCAGCtagcccagcaacagcagcagcagcagacgaaatTGCTGCGACTCTACAGCAGCGCTG CTCCCAAGGCGTACGAATTCATCAAGGCGGAACTGACgggcgagaagaagaatgtgGCCCTTATCACGCTGAACCGACCGAAGGCGCTGAATGCCCTGTGCAATGGGCTGGTGGCCGAAATTAGCGACGCCCTGGATCGGTACGAGGCGGACGATTCGATCGGAGCGATCGTGATTACGGGCAGCGAGAAGGCGTTCGCGGCCGGTGCCGACATCAAGGAGATGCAACCGAACACGTACGCCAAGTGCATCAACACCGACTTCCTGGCCAACTGGACACGAGTGGCCAAGGCACAGAAGCCCATCATTGCGGCCGTCAACGGGTACGCGCTCGGCGGTGGCTGCGAGCTGGCGATGATGTGCGACATCATCTACGCCGGTGATAAGGCCCGGTTCGGCCAGCCGGAGATTGCGCTCGGTACGATTCCCGGTGCCGGCGGTACCCAGCGTACGACCCGCTCGATGGGCAAATCGAAGGCCATGGAGATGTGCCTGACCGGGAACATGATCACGGCCGAAGAAGCGGAACGGGCGGGGCTCGTCAGCAAGGTGATTCCGGCCGATAAGCTGGTCGCGGAGGCCGTCAAGCTGGGTGAGAAGATTTCCACTTTCTCGCCGCTGATCGTTCGCCTGTGCAAGGAAGCGGTCAACACCGCGTACGAGACTTCGTTGAACGAAGGGCTGAAGTTCGAGCGGCGCCACTTCCATGCCACCTTCTCGACCAAGGACCGTCTCGAGGGTATGACGGCCTTCGTTGAGAAGCGTGCACCAAAGTTTTCCAACGAATAG
- the LOC126577119 gene encoding enoyl-[acyl-carrier-protein] reductase, mitochondrial — MSFFAKRFTKTVAGQHLLSGTVRQMSLVAKVLRYGEFGEPAKVLRLQEEPVPEPKDGEVLIRTLGAPINPADINTIQGKYPVKPTFPAVGGNECVGEVVAIGGGGGGGGASLKVGDRVVPFATGLGTWRSHAIYSAGQLMKVPAGIDVAEAATITVNPCTGYRMLKDFVSLEAGDTVIQNGANSACGQAIIQLCRAWNIECVGVVRDRPEFGQLKDYLKGLGAAEILTEEELRTTKLFRDGIFRKPKLALNCVGGKNALEMSRQLDQAGVMVTYGGMSREPVTVPTASLIFKDLRFVGFWMTRWTKENAASPARAEMFNELFGLIDRGALKAPAHEMIAFDEYISAVTNALNIQGFVGKKYIFKF, encoded by the exons ATGTCCTTCTTCGCAAAGCGGTTCACAAAAACCGTGGCAGGACAGCATTTACTGTCCGGCACAGTCCGGCAGATGAGCCTGGTGGCCAAAGTGCTCCGATACGGGGAGTTTGGGGAACCGGCCAAAGTGCTGCGACTGCAGGAGGAACCCGTGCCGGAACCGAAAGATGGGGAAGTACTGATAAGAACGCTAGGGGCCCCGATTAATCCAGCGGACATTAATACGATTCAAG GAAAGTATCCCGTTAAACCCACCTTTCCTGCGGTTGGTGGTAACGAGTGCGTCGGCGAAGTGGTCGCTATcggcgggggtggtggtggtggaggagctaGTCTAAAGGTAGGCGATCGAGTCGTCCCATTTGCTACCGGTCTCGGAACATGGCGCTCCCATGCCATCTACAGTGCAGGGCAGCTGATGAAAGTACCGGCCGGTATTGATGTTGCGGAAGCTGCAACCATCACCGTTAACCCGTGCACCGGTTATCGGATGTTGAAGGACTTTGTCTCGCTCGAAGCGGGCGATACGGTCATACAGAATGGGGCCAATTCGGCGTGCGGTCAAGCGATCATTCAACTGTGCCGAGCCTGGAACATCGAGTGTGTCGGTGTTGTGCGAGATCGGCCCGAATTTGGACAACTAAAAGACTATCTGAAAGGTCTCGGGGCGGCAGAAATTCTCACCGAGGAGGAACTCCGAACGACAAAGCTGTTCCGGGATGGAATATTCCGTAAACCGAAGCTGGCGTTGAACTGTGTGGGCGGTAAGAATGCGCTCGAGATGTCGCGTCAGCTGGATCAGGCCGGTGTGATGGTTACCTATGGTGGCATGTCCCGGGAACCGGTGACGGTACCGACGGCTTCGCTCATCTTCAAGGATCTCCGCTTTGTCGGCTTCTGGATGACGCGCTGGACCAAAGAGAATGCCGCCAGTCCGGCGCGGGCCGAGATGTTTAACGAACTGTTTGGATTGATCGATCGTGGAGCGCTGAAAGCGCCGGCACACGAGATGATTGCCTTCGACGAGTACATATCGGCCGTAACGAACGCACTCAACATCCAGGGGTTTGTCGGGAAGAAGTATATCTTTAAGTTCTAA
- the LOC126577118 gene encoding SET and MYND domain-containing protein 4 — MSERLEEKFGAWELFDALWSKLCAELPGKGEKRTGKIDKQLEEQLEQEWDTAWVRDSMKLGEDTKSEEKANAARAKGNSYFHPKVKRYIEAVKQYNESLCYSEPASEARAIAYANRSAVCYDLHRYEECLENIRLARVANYPERLADKLAKREQAAKQALADKATGGGDSTKPQQIRSLTLTYEANGKVPQVANCLELAESKQFGRYVITNRDLKAGDIVAHEQPTHTILVDTYRHMRCDYCLQERLYTLLPCEGCTVAMYCSDECRTRAQLTYHRYECPIIRDMWRIFTKIPVMALRTVTMAITFFDHNLDEMLEHLDTLNEATVNPFAMDWTAATKRDIYNTVHVLATNERVRDCKDMGQRIFFALIIRQLLLDRTPLGAMCTGDPKKTQLLYDLLRRHLQTTPTNMHSLYYMKYQIKPNNFEPAIFASACFPVLSMINHSCAPNMTRVTLPDRSCGVLIIRPIAKGGQLFDNYGNHHCLQDRATRRTELMRQYRFQCNCEACSNNYAILHRLPSVDPRRYGMIDSTRIYDDLERHEMKLAEEWYPQLLKYINHLGYQYPRYELSSAQELFLRAFEIQYKESESLEDFAFCNP, encoded by the exons ATGTCCGAGCGACTAGAAGAAAAGTTTGGAGCGTGGGAACTTTTTGATGCGCTGTGGAGCAAACTGTGCGCAGAACTTcccggaaaaggggaaaagcgCACCGGTAAGATTGATAAGCAGTTGGAAGAGCAGTTGGAACAAGAATGGGACACGGCCTGGGTTAGGGACTCCATGAAGCTGGGCGAGGATacgaaaagcgaagaaaaagcaaatgcCGCTCGCGCGAAGGGCAATTCCTACTTCCATCCCAAAGTGAAGCGCTACATCGAGGCCGTAAAGCAGTACAACGAGAGCCTCTGCTACTCGGAACCGGCATCCGAGGCGAGAGCCATCGCGTACGCCAATCGCTCGGCCGTCTGCTACGATCTCCATCGTTATGAGGAATGCCTCGAGAACATCCGGCTTGCCCGGGTCGCAAATTATCCGGAACGGTTGGCGGATAAACTCGCGAAGCGCGAACAAGCAGCCAAGCAGGCCTTGGCGGATAAGGctacaggaggaggagattcTACCAAACCGCAGCAAATACGCTCGCTAACACTAACGTACGAAGCAAACGGAAAGGTTCCCCAAGTGGCCAACTGTTTGGAGCTCGCAGAAAGCAAACAGTTCGGTCGCTACGTGATAACGAATCGCGATCTAAAAGCCGGCGATATTGTGGCCCATGAGCAGCCGACGCACACCATCCTAGTCGATACCTATCGGCACATGCGGTGCGATTACTGCCTTCAGGAGCGCTTGTACACGCTCTTGCCCTGCGAGGGTTGCACGGTGGCCATGTACTGCTCGGATGAATGCCGGACGCGGGCCCAGCTGACCTATCATCGCTACGAATGTCCGATCATACGCGATATGTGGCgtattttcacgaaaatcccTGTGATGGCATTGCGCACCGTAACCATGGCGATAACATTTTTCGATCACAACCTAGACGAGATGCTGGAGCACCTGGATACGTTGAACGAAGCGACCGTTAATCCGTTTGCGATGGACTGGACGGCGGCCACGAAGCGCGATATCTACAATACCGTGCACGTGTTGGCCACCAATGAGCGTGTGCGCGACTGTAAGGACATGGGGCAACGTATCTTTTTTGCTCTCATCATTCGACAGCTGCTACTAGATCGCACGCCACTCGGGGCCATGTGCACCGGTGATCCGAAAAAGACACAATTACTCTACGACCTTCTGCGGCGCCATCTGCAAACCACCCCTACGAACATGCACTCGCTGTACTACATGAAGTACCAGATAAAACCTAACAATTTCGAACCGGCCATCTTCGCGTCCGCCTGCTTTCCGGTGCTCAGCATGATCAACCATTCGTGCGCACCAAATATGACGCGGGTCACCTTGCCCGATAGAAGCTGCGGAGTGTTGATCATCCGACCGATCGCCAAAGGCGGTCAGCTCTTTGATAATTATGG AAACCATCACTGCCTTCAGGATCGTGCAACGAGACGTACGGAGCTGATGCGCCAGTATCGGTTCCAGTGTAACTGTGAGGCATGCAGCAATAATTATGCGATATTACACCGTTTGCCAAGTGTCGATCCAAGGCGATATGGTATGATTGACTCAACAAGAATCTACGACGATCTGGAACGCCACGAGATGAAGCTAGCGGAGGAATGGTACCCACAGCTGCTGAAGTACATAAACCACCTGGGCTACCAGTATCCACGCTATGAACTGAGCAGTGCGCAGGAACTGTTTTTGCGTGCGTTCGAAATTCAGTACAAGGAATCTGAATCCCTAGAAGACTTTGCCTTCTGTAATCCATGA
- the LOC126575174 gene encoding protein OSCP1 yields MTITNLLIILNLGCEMLYVIDQRLKAQAIPLDKSAQVLREITEVLLDPKFLHYISTAYQQSMLTVQQSRILLTDIACCSLMRLDVNSMDKLWDLMVMIFKWQMFLTNKSAQMLLDLSFRHLDGIGRLIPEMRKQILIDNVKKSLIELWDPLCEDEQIIVHRKVYKWLKPYNTKISILIRMGLQKSNGEFEIEPKNNLFYNYYIDNIGENIYSKTANLNALKAQSEAMSSSSADMVTAGYEIDTLVQQLNIQHNPTNVAEPGSNGTSDRATTNSGSMHSALNEIVMNEDSRSGETSRIKDTMSATSENVEAVIQRENGDDRESNLEKLMKKINLEKEEFKATDSSTIDANDELLKMFD; encoded by the exons ATGACCATCACGAATCTGCTGATTATCCTGAACCTGGGCTGCGAAATGCTGTATGTGATTGACCAACGATTGAAGGCACAGGCCATACCGTTGGATAAATCCGCACAAG TTCTTCGCGAAATCAccgaggtgctgctggatcCAAAGTTTTTGCACTACATTTCGACCGCTTACCAGCAAAGCATGCTGACGGTGCAGCAATCGCGGATACTACTAACGGACATCGCCTGTTGCTCGCTGATGCGCCTGGACGTGAATTCGATGGACAAACTGTGGGatctgatggtgatgatattCAAGTGGCAGATGTTTCTGACCAACAAAAGTGCCCAAATGCTGCTGGACCTCTCGTTTCGCCATCTGGACGGGATTGGGCGTCTGATTCCGGAGATGCGCAAACAGATCCTCATCGACAATGTGAAGAAGTCACTTATCGAATTGTGGGATCCGTTGTGTGAAGATGAGCAAATCATAGTTCACCGCAAGGTGTACAAGTGGCTGAAACCGTACAACACCAAAATCTCCATTCTCATACGCATGGGTTTGCAAAAGTCGAACGGCGAGTTCGAGATCGAACCCAAAAACAACCTTTTCTACAACTACTACATCGATAATATAGGTGAAAACATTTACTCCAAGACAGCCAATTTAAACGCCCTGAAGGCACAAAGCGAGGCCATGAGCAGCTCAAGTGCGGATATGGTAACGGCGGGCTACGAGATTGATACGCTGGTCCAACAGCTGAACATCCAGCACAATCCCACGAACGTCGCTGAGCCAGGTTCGAACGGTACCTCAGATAGGGCTACTACCAATTCCGGCTCCATGCACAGTGCCTTGAATGAAATCGTTATGAACGAAGACTCGCGCAGCGGCGAAACTAGTCGGATTAAAGATACAATGAGTGCAACTAGTGAGAACGTGGAGGCAGTCATTCAGCGAGAAAACGGTGATGATAGGGAAAGCAATTTAGAGAAGTtgatgaaaaaaatcaatttagagaAGGAGGAATTTAAAGcaaccgacagcagcaccatcgatgCCAATGATGAGCTATTGAAGATGTTCGATTAA
- the LOC126575175 gene encoding U6 snRNA-associated Sm-like protein LSm8: protein MSGLESYVNHTVSIITADGRNFVGTMKGFDQTINIILDESHERVYSMSTGIEQVVLGLHIIRGDNVAIIGLLDESVDSKLDFSAIRGVPLEPVVH from the coding sequence ATGTCCGGATTGGAGTCGTACGTGAACCACACCGTGTCCATAATCACGGCCGACGGGCGGAATTTTGTCGGCACGATGAAGGGCTTTGATCAGACGATCAACATCATCCTGGACGAATCGCATGAGCGTGTGTACTCCATGAGCACCGGCATCGAACAGGTCGTCCTCGGACTGCACATTATCCGGGGCGATAACGTGGCCATCATCGGGCTGCTGGACGAGAGCGTGGACAGCAAGCTAGACTTTTCGGCCATCCGCGGCGTGCCACTGGAACCGGTGGTGCACTGA